The Terriglobales bacterium genome has a segment encoding these proteins:
- a CDS encoding protein-glutamate O-methyltransferase CheR: protein MPDKQATSGTLTEHELGEIRALIERRSGILFDASRERFFFGRLQEHMAAKKLARGHDLLRLLRNSNVEYDALLERLLTQETSFFRYPSVFEALEKRILPELHMKKFWESPRTLRIWSAGCSSGEEPYSIAMTIADAFELAEAWNIHILATDVSREALQRAERGVYSRRDVEVLTPPRVENYFARVGDQFMVKPKIRNMVTFAPMNLAQVIYMGRFDCIFCMNVMIYFSEERRAQLIQRFYDYLEPGGYLFLGHAESVAKLPVKFESVVHKDSILYHKPPTGVAARAGALAQEKP from the coding sequence ATGCCCGACAAGCAGGCCACTTCCGGCACTCTGACGGAGCACGAGCTGGGCGAGATCCGCGCCCTCATCGAGCGCCGCTCCGGCATCCTCTTCGATGCCTCGCGGGAGCGTTTTTTCTTCGGCCGCCTGCAGGAGCACATGGCCGCTAAGAAGCTGGCCCGCGGCCACGATCTGCTGCGCCTGCTGCGCAACTCCAACGTCGAGTACGACGCCCTGCTGGAGCGGCTGCTCACCCAGGAGACCTCCTTCTTCCGCTATCCCTCGGTCTTCGAGGCGCTGGAAAAGCGCATCCTGCCCGAGCTGCACATGAAGAAGTTCTGGGAGAGTCCGCGCACCCTGCGCATCTGGAGCGCGGGCTGCTCCAGCGGCGAGGAGCCCTACTCCATCGCCATGACCATCGCCGACGCCTTCGAGCTGGCCGAGGCCTGGAACATCCACATCCTGGCCACCGACGTCAGCCGGGAGGCCCTGCAGCGCGCCGAGCGCGGCGTCTACTCCCGCCGCGACGTCGAGGTGCTCACCCCGCCGCGCGTCGAGAACTACTTCGCCCGCGTGGGCGACCAGTTCATGGTCAAGCCCAAGATCCGCAACATGGTCACCTTCGCTCCCATGAACCTCGCCCAAGTCATCTACATGGGGCGCTTCGACTGCATCTTCTGCATGAACGTGATGATCTACTTTTCCGAGGAGCGGCGCGCGCAGCTCATCCAGCGCTTCTACGATTACCTGGAGCCCGGCGGCTACCTCTTCCTCGGGCACGCCGAGTCGGTGGCCAAGCTGCCGGTGAAATTCGAGTCCGTGGTGCACAAGGACTCCATCCTCTACCACAAGCCCCCCACGGGCGTAGCCGCCAGGGCCGGCGCCCTGGCCCAGGAGAAGCCGTGA